One genomic region from Salvia hispanica cultivar TCC Black 2014 chromosome 2, UniMelb_Shisp_WGS_1.0, whole genome shotgun sequence encodes:
- the LOC125207752 gene encoding stress-related protein-like, with translation MAESEATPLPSDQLVLENEEKKLKYLDFVQVAAVYIVVCFSTLYEYAKENSGPLRPGVQTVEGTVRTVIGPVYEKFHNVPSDLLNFIDRKVDESLIELDHHVPALLKQLTSRAWAAAQGLASEVQRDGLADTASNMAKNACAEYGPTAKALYADYEPMAEQYAVAVWRALNDLPLFAQVAHIMVPTAAHWAEKYNQGVSDAEEKGYALSRYFPMIPVERIAKMFGAETEPDVSNNVGYVTVS, from the exons ATGGCGGAATCGGAAGCCACTCCGCTGCCCTCCGATCAACTT GTTTTGGAAAATGAGGAGAAGAAGCTGAAATATCTGGATTTCGTGCAAGTGGCGGCGGTGTACATCGTGGTATGCTTCTCGACGCTCTACGAATATGCCAAGGAGAATTCCGGTCCGTTGCGGCCCGGAGTTCAGACCGTTGAAGGAACCGTCAGAACCGTCATCGGACCGGTCTACGAGAAATTCCATAATGTTCCCTCCGACCTCCTCAACTTCATCGATCGCAAG GTGGATGAGTCCCTGATTGAGTTGGACCATCACGTGCCGGCTCTACTAAAGCAGCTCACAAGCCGAGCTTGGGCCGCGGCCCAGGGGCTGGCATCAGAGGTACAGCGAGACGGCTTAGCCGATACGGCTTCAAACATGGCTAAGAACGCATGTGCAGAGTATGGGCCCACAGCCAAGGCGCTCTATGCTGACTACGAGCCCATGGCGGAACAGTACGCTGTGGCTGTTTGGCGTGCACTGAACGACCTCCCGCTGTTCGCTCAAGTGGCGCACATCATGGTCCCGACGGCCGCACATTGGGCCGAGAAGTACAATCAGGGAGTGTCGGATGCGGAGGAGAAGGGCTACGCGCTGTCGCGCTACTTTCCAATGATCCCCGTCGAGAGGATCGCCAAAATGTTCGGGGCTGAGACCGAGCCGGATGTTTCCAACAACGTTGGATACGTCACCGTTTCTTAG
- the LOC125208347 gene encoding rapid alkalinization factor-like, giving the protein MANAALLLRLIPAALLAVAIFLRAADAGVGPEWIPLDNRAACRGSIAECMGSGEFEMDTESNRRMLATTEYISYGALQADRTTCSEPGASYYNCQEGGGANPYTRSCTAATQCRS; this is encoded by the coding sequence atggcGAACGCTGCGCTTCTCCTGCGCCTCATTCCGGCTGCGTTGTTGGCGGTGGCTATCTTTCTCAGAGCTGCGGATGCCGGCGTTGGCCCAGAGTGGATCCCGTTGGACAATCGGGCGGCCTGCCGGGGATCGATCGCGGAGTGCATGGGCAGCGGCGAGTTCGAGATGGACACGGAAAGCAACCGGCGCATGCTAGCAACCACGGAATACATCAGCTATGGTGCGCTGCAGGCGGACAGGACGACCTGCTCCGAGCCCGGCGCGTCCTACTACAACTGCCAGGAAGGAGGCGGAGCCAATCCCTACACGCGTTCTTGCACCGCTGCCACACAGTGTCGCAGTTGA
- the LOC125203963 gene encoding bifunctional protein FolD 2-like, whose product MSDQKVTIIDGKAVAQTIRSEIAAEVSRLSQTYGKVPGLAVVIVGQRKDSQSYVNMKRKACAEVGIKSLDIDLPENVSESDLIFKVHELNANPDVHGILVQLPLPKHINEEKILTEISLEKDVDGFHPLNIGKLAMKGRDPLFVPCTPKGCIELLTRHGITIKGKNAVVVGRSNIVGLPVSLLLLKEDATVTIVHSRTKEPESIIRNADIIIAAAGQPAMIKGSWIKPGAAVIDVGTNAVDDSSKKSGYRLVGDVDFKEACGTAGCITPVPGGVGPMTVAMLLKNTLDGAKRVIEC is encoded by the exons ATGTCGGATCAAAAGGTCACTATAATCGACGGCAAAGCTGTCGCCCAAACAATCCGATCGGAGATCGCCGCCGAAGTCAGCCGCCTCTCTCAAACTTACGGCAAG GTTCCCGGTCTAGCCGTTGTCATTGTTGGCCAAAGGAAGGATTCCCAGAGCTATGTGAATATGAAAAGGAAAGCTTGTGCAGAAGTTGGAATCAAGTCGCTTGATATCGACCTGCCAGAGAATGTCTCCGAATCTGACttgattttcaaagttcatgaatTGAATGCCAATCCTGATGTTCATG GTATACTTGTTCAGCTCCCGTTGCCTAAACATATAAACGAAGAGAAAATTCTAACTGAGATATCTCTGGAAAAGGATGTAGATGGATTTCATCCTCTCAACATTGGTAAGTTAGCAATGAAAGGCAGAGATCCTCTGTTTGTCCCCTGCACCCCAAAG GGTTGCATCGAGCTTCTTACCCGCCATGGCATTACTATTAAGGGAAAGAATGCTGTTGTGGTAGGCCGGAGTAACATAGTTGGTTTGCCAGTTTCCTTGCTCCTTCTAAAGGAAGATGCCACCGTCACTATAGTCCACTCTCGTACCAAAGAACCAGAGAGCATTATACGGAATGCTGACATCATCATCGCTGCTGCAGGACAACCTGCTATG ATCAAGGGCAGTTGGATCAAACCTGGTGCTGCGGTAATTGATGTGGGAACCAATGCTGTGGATGATTCTAGTAAAAAATCTGGTTATAGGCTTGTTGGGGATGTGGATTTTAAGGAAGCATGTGGGACGGCGGGCTGCATTACTCCGGTTCCTGGTGGCGTCGGGCCGATGACTGTTGCAATGTTGCTAAAGAACACATTGGATGGAGCTAAGAGAGTAATAGAGTGTTAG
- the LOC125204521 gene encoding wee1-like protein kinase isoform X1, producing the protein MRNKAPSGNTKRRRPSRVMVKGTLSTHFMVQLDQASLKPSRFHNPLDSKPQSDSMPLDFDADDKDFILSQDFFCTPDYITPEMPAIGSNLDWSKENIECPKSPEKVKTLTSKRQKFDVDLKTSFGSPDIGYHPFGDLGNDTLRTDVMKTGSPVELQSSRGGYVSQSAVALRCRVMPPPCLKNPYVKNASDFDVDPFSNQRSKCAGYFSAGVGGDGLSRYRTDFHEIEKIGSGNFNHVFKVLKRIEGCMYAVKHSMKQLHQETERRKALMEVQALAALGYHENVVGYYSSWFENEHLYIQLELCDHSLSVNTLPKLLTEVEALDAMYQIAKALQFIHSRGIAHLDVKPDNIYVKEGVYKLGDFGCATTIDKSLPVEEGDARYMPQEILNEDYDNLDKVDIFSLGASIYEIVKGSPLPESGPHFLHLRKGKLPLLPGHSIQFQNLIKAMMDADPARRPSAREVVQNPIFGRLQNNRKNF; encoded by the exons ATGAGGAATAAGGCACCGAGCGGTAATACCAAGAGGCGGAGGCCGAGCAGAGTCATGGTTAAAGGCACTTTGTCCACTCATTTCATGGTCCAGCTGGATCAGGCCTCCCTCAAGCCCTCACGCTTCCACAACCCCCTTGATTCCAAACCCCAATCCGACTCCATGCCCCTCGATTTCGATGCCGACGACAAAGATTTCATCCTCAGCCAGGATTTCTTCTG TACCCCTGATTACATCACTCCGGAGATGCCAGCAATTGGAAGCAACCTAGATTGGAGCAAG GAAAATATTGAATGTCCCAAATCACCTGAGAAAGTTAAGACCCTTACGAGCAAGCGGCAAAAATTCG ATGTTGATTTAAAAACATCTTTTGGATCACCTGATATTGGTTATCATCCATTTGGAGATCTGGGAAATGATACTTTGAGGACCGATGTGATGAAGACTGGAAGTCCAGTTGAGTTGCAAAGTAGTCGTGGTGGTTACGTTTCACAATCTGCAGTGGCATTAAGGTGCAGAGTTATGCCTCCCCCATGCCTAAAGAATCCATACGTCAAGAATGCTTCAGACTTTGATGTTGATCCTTTTAGCAATCAAAGATCAAAATGTGCAG GTTATTTTTCCGCTGGTGTTGGTGGTGATGGCCTTTCACGCTATCGGACAGATTTTCATGAAATTGAG AAAATTGGCAGTGGCAACTTCAATCATGTTTTCAAAGTACTGAAGAGGATTGAAGGTTGTATGTATGCAGTGAAACATAGCATGAAACAGTTGCATCAGGAAACAGAAAG GCGGAAGGCTTTGATGGAAGTTCAAGCTTTGGCAGCTTTAG GGTATCATGAGAATGTAGTTGGATACTACTCTTCTTGGTTTGAAAACGAGCATCTTTACATCCAGTTGGAGTTGTGTGATCACAGCCTTTCTGTCAACACATTACCCAAATTATTGACAGAGGTAGAAGCTTTAGATGCCATGTATCAG ATTGCAAAAGCACTGCAGTTTATACACAGTCGAGGCATAGCTCACTTAGATGTAAAGCCAGataatatttatgtaaaaGAGGGAGTTTATAAACTTGGTGATTTTGGTTGTGCAACTACGATTGATAAAAGCTTGCCAGTTGAAGAGGGGGATGCACGCTATATGCCCCAAGAAATCCTCAACGAGGACTATGATAATCTAGACAAAGTTGATATATTCTCCTTAGGAGCTTCCATCTATGAAATCGTGAAGGGGTCGCCCTTGCCCGAATCAGGTCCCCACTTTCTCCATCTTAGGAAAGGAAAGCTGCCTCTTCTTCCAGGCCACTCAATACAGTTCCAGAATTTAATCAAG GCCATGATGGATGCTGATCCTGCTCGGAGACCATCTGCTAGAGAGGTAGTTCAAAATCCAATATTTGGGAGGCTTCAAAACAACAGAAAAAACTTCTGA
- the LOC125204521 gene encoding wee1-like protein kinase isoform X2, whose amino-acid sequence MRNKAPSGNTKRRRPSRVMVKGTLSTHFMVQLDQASLKPSRFHNPLDSKPQSDSMPLDFDADDKDFILSQDFFCTPDYITPEMPAIGSNLDWSKENIECPKSPEKVKTLTSKRQKFDVDLKTSFGSPDIGYHPFGDLGNDTLRTDVMKTGSPVELQSSRGGYVSQSAVALRCRVMPPPCLKNPYVKNASDFDVDPFSNQRSKCAGYFSAGVGGDGLSRYRTDFHEIEKIGSGNFNHVFKVLKRIEGCMYAVKHSMKQLHQETERRKALMEVQALAALGYHENVVGYYSSWFENEHLYIQLELCDHSLSVNTLPKLLTEIAKALQFIHSRGIAHLDVKPDNIYVKEGVYKLGDFGCATTIDKSLPVEEGDARYMPQEILNEDYDNLDKVDIFSLGASIYEIVKGSPLPESGPHFLHLRKGKLPLLPGHSIQFQNLIKAMMDADPARRPSAREVVQNPIFGRLQNNRKNF is encoded by the exons ATGAGGAATAAGGCACCGAGCGGTAATACCAAGAGGCGGAGGCCGAGCAGAGTCATGGTTAAAGGCACTTTGTCCACTCATTTCATGGTCCAGCTGGATCAGGCCTCCCTCAAGCCCTCACGCTTCCACAACCCCCTTGATTCCAAACCCCAATCCGACTCCATGCCCCTCGATTTCGATGCCGACGACAAAGATTTCATCCTCAGCCAGGATTTCTTCTG TACCCCTGATTACATCACTCCGGAGATGCCAGCAATTGGAAGCAACCTAGATTGGAGCAAG GAAAATATTGAATGTCCCAAATCACCTGAGAAAGTTAAGACCCTTACGAGCAAGCGGCAAAAATTCG ATGTTGATTTAAAAACATCTTTTGGATCACCTGATATTGGTTATCATCCATTTGGAGATCTGGGAAATGATACTTTGAGGACCGATGTGATGAAGACTGGAAGTCCAGTTGAGTTGCAAAGTAGTCGTGGTGGTTACGTTTCACAATCTGCAGTGGCATTAAGGTGCAGAGTTATGCCTCCCCCATGCCTAAAGAATCCATACGTCAAGAATGCTTCAGACTTTGATGTTGATCCTTTTAGCAATCAAAGATCAAAATGTGCAG GTTATTTTTCCGCTGGTGTTGGTGGTGATGGCCTTTCACGCTATCGGACAGATTTTCATGAAATTGAG AAAATTGGCAGTGGCAACTTCAATCATGTTTTCAAAGTACTGAAGAGGATTGAAGGTTGTATGTATGCAGTGAAACATAGCATGAAACAGTTGCATCAGGAAACAGAAAG GCGGAAGGCTTTGATGGAAGTTCAAGCTTTGGCAGCTTTAG GGTATCATGAGAATGTAGTTGGATACTACTCTTCTTGGTTTGAAAACGAGCATCTTTACATCCAGTTGGAGTTGTGTGATCACAGCCTTTCTGTCAACACATTACCCAAATTATTGACAGAG ATTGCAAAAGCACTGCAGTTTATACACAGTCGAGGCATAGCTCACTTAGATGTAAAGCCAGataatatttatgtaaaaGAGGGAGTTTATAAACTTGGTGATTTTGGTTGTGCAACTACGATTGATAAAAGCTTGCCAGTTGAAGAGGGGGATGCACGCTATATGCCCCAAGAAATCCTCAACGAGGACTATGATAATCTAGACAAAGTTGATATATTCTCCTTAGGAGCTTCCATCTATGAAATCGTGAAGGGGTCGCCCTTGCCCGAATCAGGTCCCCACTTTCTCCATCTTAGGAAAGGAAAGCTGCCTCTTCTTCCAGGCCACTCAATACAGTTCCAGAATTTAATCAAG GCCATGATGGATGCTGATCCTGCTCGGAGACCATCTGCTAGAGAGGTAGTTCAAAATCCAATATTTGGGAGGCTTCAAAACAACAGAAAAAACTTCTGA